The DNA window GAAGAGACCGTGAGACTCTTACAAATATGCAATCTCAAGGCTGCGAGTTCGACCTTCGCATCTGTTTCTATACAATGATACGATTGAAAcactttttgcttttttgttGTCTTTTTGCTGTGGGGAGGAAGGATGCAGGTGGACGTGTTTGATCTGTGGAGGTCAGTTGAGACATGCGCTCACTCGCTGGACGGCATGGGACGAGGCAGGACGGGTATTGTATCGTTCATTCGGTTCAATCATAAAGCATGTCATTAAAACTGCAGATGCGCTGACCCAATCTTCCCATGCTATGCACAAGGCCCCGACGTAGCTTCTCCACCTCACATAACAAACAAGAGGTCAGTGTCTGGAGTAGTGTTAATGAATGTACTCGATACAATTGGGGCACCGACTTACCAATAGGATGACTGCTCGAGAGCTGTGGCTTCTGAGTATACTTTGTCTCGAGAATATCGCGGACACTGTTCAGCAACTCAACGTAGCTCTGCTTAGGATTGGCCTTGATTGCCGAAATGAAAGCCCACGACATGGCACCGGTGGCCTGAGCGTTAATCGTAGCGTCGGCCCTGTAACAAATATTAGACAAATCGCTTATAGCACACGGGTTCATTTACGATGTCTGGTCGTCTTTGCTTCCGGACCACATAATAACATCGGCAGGCGATGTTCGGGTATCCTTGGTCCTCTCGTATGCTTCATCGCCGGTAAAAGCAGACTTGGCCAAACCGAACACTGAACTAGCAGCCCCAGCAATATCTCCACTAGAGTATGATTTGAAGGCGTCAAAAAGACCTGATGCAGCTTCCTTGGCCAGGTTGGGTTCCTTGAGAACACCCTTGGTTGAGTAGACGTATGGAAGATCCATGACGGTGGCGGAATGGCACGAGTCAAAGATAGCAGTCAGACGAACACCTTGGACCAAGGGCTTGACCACGCGGAAATGGATCTCGTCGTCAATGATGGGACCAGCCCGGGTGTGGTCGACGGGGTAAATGCATTCGTCGTatccatcatcctcgtcgccATCTTCGTCCTCGACCTGACCACCGTGACCTATACAAATATGGTTAGGCAATGTCTTGTATAGAAGGCATCAACTTACCGGAATAGTGAAGGAAGAGAGCGTCATCAGGCTGAGCATTTTGCACGAGCCAACCCATAGCGCGGATGATGTTCTCTCTGGTAGGAATCATGACTGGATCTTGTTGATCATCAGTCAACTGAATCATGTCCTCTCTCTTGTAGCCATAGCGCTCTACCAAGAAAGCGGAAACGTTGTGTACGTCGTTGATACATCCTCGCAGCTCTCCTTCTTGGTTAAAGTAGTTGATGCCGATGAGAAGTGCCTTGCGACGACCGGTACATCTGGAGTATTGGAAAGTGTAGCCTTCGGGGGCTCCGTGGCCGAACTGCTGGGGTGCAGCGGGAGGAGGAGGTCCTGATCGCGCGTGTTGGGCGTGATGGTGAAGGCCCTGAGGGAGAGGAAAGCCGTAGGCGTCGAGATGAGGAGGGGGAGGGTAATTCGGGGGAGGGTATCTTCGCGATCCGGAATTATCCCCGGAGTAACCACCGTATTGTTGCtggggaggaggaggtcCGGATGGAGGACCGTATCCATAGCCATTACCGCCGCCTCCGTGATACCCTTGACCTGGAAAGTAGGACATGTTGGCCTGATTTGTGTAGAGATGCTCAAGAAATCGATCgacgagagaagaaaaaaggtgCAAGAGGGAGCATTTGAGATGCCGACAGTTAAGTGCagaaacaaaacaacaaTGGGTCAGCAGTATAAGCAAAGCAGTCAATCAATGGATGCCAGCCAGCCTCATCCAAGTCTTGCAGGAATGAGCTCCCCTCCATTCAGTGCTGCTAAATGGGCGCTAATCATTGCAGACATCCATGACGGAGCTGGAGGGGACTAGGACCTATAGAGGGGCAGAGGGGCAGGTCCCCCCGCCGGAAAAAACGGACCTGATTCTCCAGCCCTGAGCTCCCCTGAAAATCGAAAGTCGTCCGGCTGGTGAATGTTCTGGAGGCCGCTGGAGGGGAAGGGATGCCAAGAGACCTGGACTTTTCTTGGCGCTGCAAGAGCCCCTCCCCCTCACCGCAGGTCAGACAGATGTCAACAAGCAAACGAGCCTGTGAATCATTCATACATGTCACAAGGGAGGTAATATTGTGAGACGACATGAAACCCCCCATGATTGATATTGGGGGTTCTCATCGACCAACCTCTCTGCATGATATCGGATGCCTTTTCATGACAGCATCACGGGCGGCCTCTCGGTTGTAAAGACAAATGACGCGGCGAGTTGATCCattcatcaacatcttccTTGAAGGAGCCCAGCATACCAATCGTAAAATATGACTGTTTACACCCTTGTTTCGCCGCAATGGACAGCGCTTCAGAGCCGCCTCGAGGTGTCATGAGCGTTTGGGGCGACTGTCAGAATGAGGGAAATCCGGGATGGATCTCTGCTTCAGTAGACTCCACGCTTTTGCTGTGGAGCATATCCTCCAACATCCCTAAGGATCAACATACGTCCTGATATGCTGTATACAGGCATTGGCATGAATCCCTATAAATCAGTGTTTCAAATAGTAAGCTGCAAGTCATGTTATTCGAGATTGTAACATAACAAACCTCTATCCCAAACACCAGGCATAATATCGCACTGTCTTCTCGTAAAGCTCGAGGCTCAAGCTTCAAGCCGTCAAAAAGTACTAAGTTAGCTGTCCCGTTGAGCGTTGGCTGCCCCGCCGGACCGGCCCGCAGGGGTCACTAAAAGTCCATTGATTGGTCACATCGTACGTAGCAGGTCTAGTGGATACTAGACAGGTCCCTgagcttggtgttgggtGTTGAGTGGAGGGGTAATCGGACATTGAACGGCCTTGTACTGTTTACTATGGCGGCTCTGCCAGTCGATGAAAAGAAGTACGACGGTATCAACAGTTGCTCAGTGCCTGCACGACGAAGGATCTTCTCCGTATCGCTAACGGAATAACCGGAATCATTTCCACACAGTGATATTCACTGCgctctttcctttctcatcAGTGAGACGCTTCACTCCACCACTCATGCACTGTCGGCACCTGCCAAGAAACTCTGCCGGCTGTCGATAACTGCACGGGTCGCACCTACCCTTCCTTCCCTTTTCTGTTTTCTGTTCGCACGCAAGCCCATTCTCCATTATATAAACACAACCTGGTCTCTCTCCCTTGGCCTTTCCTCTTCTCATCTACCTCTTtccgttttttttttcgcatTTCTATCCCTACTAGCAGACTTCCCCTCATCTTGAAGTCGCCCATCATGTCTTTCTTCAAGAAGATCGCCAAGGAGTTTGAGAACCTTGGTATCGGCGAGAAAAAGGaggagcagcaacaacagcctcCTCAGCAGCCGCCTCAGGACGGTAAGTCTCTCGGGTTCAGTAATCTTGATGGTTCAGTTAACTGATCTTTCCCAGCTAACCGCGCCTACGGCGACAACGGATACGCATCTCCTCATCCCCAGCAGCAGTACGGCGGCTCGCCTGGTTACGGTgctcctcctcaacaatACGGTTCGCCTGCTCCTCAGGGATACGGTGCTCCCACTCCTCAACAATACGGCTCGCCTGCTCCTCAGGGATACGGTGCCCCTCCCCCCCAGCCCGCCTACCAGCCTCCTTCCGATCGTCCTCCTCTGCCTCAGGGATGGACTGCTCAGTTCGACCAAAACTCCCAGCGATGGTACTACGTTGAGCAAGCTACTGGTCGCACCCAATGGGAGGCTCCCCAGGCTCAGCAcgctcctcctccccctcccccGGACTCTCGTCCTCCTTATGAGTCTCAGCCTTCTGATGGATCTCGCGGCTACGGCGCTCCTGGTGGATACGGTTCTCCAGCTCCCGGTGGCTACGGCGCTCCTCCAGGCCAGTATGGTGCTCCTGGCGGTTACGGATCGCCTGCTCCTGGTGGTTATGGATCCCCAGCTCCAGGCGGCTACGGCGCTCCCTCACCCTACGGTGCCCCCCCAGGCCAGTCACCTTACGCTCCTCCTGGCCAGTCGCCCTACGGTGCTCCCCCAGGACAATCACCCTATGCTCCCCAGGGCCAGTATGGCCAAGAGGGTGACCGCGCCTATGgtgacaacagcaacaacccTTACGGCCaaggagagaagaagaagagtggCAGCTCTGGTATGCTCCTCGGTGCCGCCGGTGGTCTCGCACTTGGTGCTGTAGGTGGTGCCCTGATCGCCAACGAGCTCAACGACAGCGATAGCGACGAAGAGAAGcatgccgccgccgctgctgctgctgctcctgcCGCGGCTCCCTACGAGCAACAGCCTCAAGTAATCAACAACTACTACggtgctcctcctcctgaaGATCCCTATGCCGACCCTTACGCTCAGGATGGCCCACCTGGCGTTCTGCCTGCTACCGATGCGGATGGTAACTCTGTCTCATCTAGTGACCGAGAAGACGTCCAAGAAGCTCGTGAGGAGTACGAAGAGGCGCTGGCTGCTGCTCAGGACTCGGATGCCAGCAGTAGTGATCAGGAGGCTCTTGAAGAGGCTCGCGAAGAATATGAGGAAGCCTACGAGGAGGTGTATGAGGACGACTGAGCAATAGAAAACGGACTATGAATAACGACACGTTTACGGCTATTTCTGACAGGGTTGCGTTAAGGCCGCACAGGCTTGGAAGAAGGTTGACGGATTTCATTCACTTGTTGATACCTCAATAGTACAATACCAGAGAGCATATTGTGTATTCATCCTCCTTTACATGTTCAAAGATGATTTGTGAAAATGTGTCTGTTACTGAAAGTTGACTAACTTGGCGTTCTACCTGGGTATAACTAATAACTGATTAGTCAACCCGTGCAACCATACTAATGATGCAGGGAAAACAGACTATTACTGCAAGAGGCAGTCGCCTTCGCTTATCGGCACAAGGCCAAGAACTACAGGGTCCTCATTTCTACAGTTTATGTCGATGTTACAGATCTCTCATGTTGCCGAATCTCGGGATGTTGTAAGGCGTTGATACAATATACCAAACTGAAAGCACTGTAGACACTCAACGTCCTAAGACACTGCAAGTCATGTCAGAAACTAGTGCCAGGAACTCACTACAATCTACTGTTGTAACAATGGCGCGATTCTGGGCGAAAAGAATGAGTTGTCCGTATCCACGCTTGGCATTATACAGGGTACATGAGCACAGCCCCTCGTTTTCTCTTGGCAACACATTATCGTGATCACTTCCGCCATACGGATATAGCGCATGTGAGCGTCGTTTCAATTGACTCACACAAAGGATTCCTCTTGAGCGGACACTTGCTCCATTTCCCACATGGTAGGTTGCGCGGCCTTTATGCGGGAAAGAAGCAAGGGCATGGTGCCTCAAATTCTCACATGCTAGATGGATTAGATGGTGTATCATACACAGGCACAACTAACTATACGTTGGCCACGGCACGGATAATGCCGAGTGAAAGTGCTTGTCGCAGGCAAGCTTTGAGAAGCGAGTAATAAGCATTGAGAAAGAAAGCTTGTTCTGTCTATGCTCTTATGCTTAGATTGATGTTACTGTTGTAGTCGGTGACATTATCCTTAACGTGCTAGGTTCTCTTGATGCCAGCGAGCAACATTTACATCGTGTAATAGTtgtcaacctcaacaacagATGCGCAATATTTATGAGATAAGAGtcataaagttaataaaatgATTCGAATATGTACCTAGGATGCGAAAACATACCCAATCGTGTTTAATTTCCTCCTCTTTAGCCCGAGGCATCAAGATTGATAAACGATTGGGTCAATACAGGGTAACCTTCTAACCAACTCCACAGTTTCAGCCGCCACAACTTGACATCTCCAACTTCACTTGGCCTCATGAGACTCATAAGTCGTACTACTACTTTTCAACTACTGCGTTATCACAGTCTCCAAAGACAACTTCAAAGAATGCCTCCCAAAATACCCCCGCAACCACCCCCTTCATTTGCACTCAGCCCTTCTGATATCCTCAGCCAGACAACGGATCTCATAGCCTCCACAAAAGCTCTCGAAGACTCACTCGTCGCTTCCCTCACACCCACTACCGCAACATTCTCAAGTCTCCTCAAGCCAATCCTCAACGATGACCATGGAGTGTCCAAGAAGACTCTCCTAATTCGTCTCTTCAGCTCCGTCTCTGAAGATAAGGAGCTTCGCGATGCCTCCCGCACGGCAGAGGAAATGCTCCTCAAAGCTAATTCTGCAGCTCTCATGCGCAAGGATGTTGCAGCCCTCGTAAAAGCTGCCTATGAAAAGAGCCAACAAGAAGAGACACTAGATGAGGAAGATGCGTACATGTTGTTCAAAACGCATAGAGCGTATCAGAACACAGGCGCTGGTATCGGGGATGAGGAGTTAAGAGAAAAGTACAAAGCTGCTGTACAAGAGCGAAATGAGGTCCTAATCGCAGCCAAAAAGACAATCAGCGAATCCGATGACGGCATCTACTTCACCCGTTCCCAACTCAACGGTGTACCCTCTTCAATCCTCGACGCCATGAAAGTCAACGACAAAGGCGAGCTCAAAGCAACTTTTAAAAAGGGCCATCTCATCTCTATCATGAAACACACCACCAGCGCCAGCACAAGAAAAGCATACCACATCGCCAAGGAAAGTCGATTCCCCGAGAATGTTGCCCGTCTGGAGCGAGCAGTTGAGCTGCGCAACAGCACGGCGCGAATGCTCGGCTTCAAAACACACGCCGAGCTTAAAATGGAAGATAAAATGGCAAAGAACGTTGAGAGCGTTATAACAATGCTCAATAAGCTACGAGTACAATTGAAGCCTCTTGCtgatgaagagatgaagaCACTGCTTGAGATAAAGAAGGCTTATATAAAGGAAAACGGCACTgatgaggccaaggaggaCTCCGATAAGTTGAATGCGTGGGATTGGGCATTCTATGCGCGCATTCTCGAGAAAGAGAGATACTCTGTTGACTCACTCCTTATATCCGAGTACTTTGAGATCAACCATAGTCTCGAAGGCATGCTTCGAATCTTTGAAGAGATTTTCGGCATCGTCTTCGTCCCTACCGATGCACCGGTTTGGCAGAAGGATGTCACCGTTTACGAAGCCTGGAACTCGGAGGATCAATGTGGTGGATTCCTTGGATACCTCTACCTTGACCTCTATGCGCGAGAGGGTAAATACGCAGGCGCCCACAGCTCTCTCATCCAACCGGTAAGCATTCATCTCACTTTATGCTGTTTAGACTATGATGTTAGGCCATtcatttttgtaccctaaatCTTAGGGTCATCGTTTCTGCTACTTAATAGCCACGCTCGATGCTAACCTGAGTACAGGGCTTCATTACTTCAGACAACAAGCGCCACtatccttcttcatctttagTAACATCCCTCCTTCATACCCCCGGCCGTCCAACTCTACTTCTACACTCCGAACTCAAAACAATGTTCCACGAGCTCGGCCACGCAATCCATAAGCTCGTCACCCACACAAAGCATCAACATGGTTGCTCTCGCGACTTTGTCGAGATCCCCAGTATTCTCCTCGAGAACTGGATATGGGTACCTTCCGTGCTGCGCCGTCTAGGAAAACACTACAGTTACTTGAACGACGAGTATCTCAACTTCTGGAAAACCCAAAAAGGCGACGCATATGAAAGACCAGAGGAAGAGTTGCCAGAGAAATTGGCGCTTGATCTTGCAAAGACAAAACATGTCAACGGTGCACATGCAATGCTGCATCAAGTCTTCCTCGCATTGTTTGATCTGACGATTCATAACGCCGACGAGGCTCATCCTGTGGATACCACCAAGCTTTGGAACGAGAGCAAGACGGAGATTATGGGCCTTGGACGGGCGGACAGTATTGGACAGGCATCATTCGCACATCCTTTCCGCGGATATGATGCTGCGTACTTCACCTACGCATTGTAAGTCCGCCTTCCTGATCTGATTGTTTTTATTTTGCTTACAAGCTCTAGGTCAAAAGTATATGCAACCGACCTGTGGGTCAGCCACTTCAAGATCGACCCGATGAACAGGAATATGGGCTTGCGATATCGCCAGCACGTTCTGCAGCCAGGAGGCAGTCAACCTGAACTCAAGAGTCTTGGTAACTTCCTTGGCCGCGAACCAAATGACGAGGCATACTATTCGGAAGTCACCAGCACTTCTGGGCCCGAGAACTCGGCTGCTTTGTAAAGAACAAGGGACTGATGACCTAATCAGCACGATACGCCCGTACAAGGCATACACCCATTCGTGGTCAAATACCCATGGAACCGCTGGGAAAGAGGAGTTGTTATCCATATCGACGCAACAGACTCAATGTCTTCGCTGAATTGACACACTCCGTTGGTGGAGATAGACTTACGGAACTAACCAGGGGCTCGTTACCAAGACATATAGCGACGTCAATTTTATATGGACATATTGTGTTCATCATGACGTGAATCACGGTACTGGACAAGTACGCAGGGATTTAAATGAGGTAAATTAAAACCAGTTCAAATTCAACAGTTGATAGAAACCTATCACAAACGGGAAATACGACAATGAGTTACGAGGACAATATCCGCAAGGCTCTAGCTAGGGGCTTGTTCCAGAACATCGCCATCCACAGCGAAAAGTTCGAGCACACCTACAAAACGATCAATGACAACTTTCCCGCATTGATCGAAGCCGAAAGCGCAATCGCGATGATGCAACACAAGTGGATAGTGTTCAATAAGATCACTCATGTCGGCAAATCGTTCATCAACACCGCCACTGCGGTAGAGCCGGAGTGGATTGTCGTAAGTTATTCTTCTCACCGGACAAAGTATAGAAAATACTGATGGCGGTTTCTGCAGGATCTTCCTTATTTCCAAGACGACAACCTCGCACAGAAGCGAAACGGTGGCCCGCGCCAACCCCTTGTCAAGGAGGCACTCGATGCAGCTCGTGCTCGTGTACAGTCATAATCTCAACAACATCCTTAtactccttcttcttccttttctacTTAGGCGCGAGCCTCTGAAccagcctcctcctcctcctccttctttttctcagGCGCGAGCCTCTGAATAACGGACTACTGGACCaccgttcttcttcttcttcttcttaggTTAGAGAAAATTGAAGCAAGGGGTATGGCCTAAGAGCCTAATCTAATGTAGTCTAAATCCAATATACCAATCGTTTCTTATCATTTCGGCATTTGAGTTTTTAGGCGACCTTATGATGCTCAGTAATCCCCACAACACCAACGACAATCACCAACTCTCCTATCTCTGCTTTGATCGTGACCTCAATTTTTGGCCGCGCGTTTGAAGAACTTGCTGTATGTCTTGGGACTGACGGCTTTCTCAAGACACCTGCGAGTAAAAGAACCACCAGCATTGCGAGGAGTCAACTCATTGATGTGGGAGATCTCAGCGACCTGGGCAGCCTCGGCAGCATTGACATAAGTCACAGTGCCAGAGGTGACAGACTTTCTCTGACCATTATAGCAATAGTGAGACAAGTATTCATCTCTAAAACTACTGGCCGAGAATGCCTTTGGGTTTGAGTTTGCCTTTGGCGTCGAGTCTGTGTTCTGATACTCGTATGCTGGTTCCGGCGTGGGGTGAAAAGGCCTAAGTGCACTATTGGCAACGTTGCAGAAGAAGCAGGCTTGTGGTCCAAATGTGCAATCgtcctctttcttttcctcggcctcgtcagTGGCATATGGGTTTATGAGCTGGGCCTCCCGGTCTTCATCTGCCCGGAACAGAGAAGTTAGAGAATCCTCCTCGCCCAGCAAGTGAGGATCTATTGGAgggggagagagagagtttGTGCTCGTGTTCTCCGCTGAGTGGTAAGTGTCTGGGGTTGGGGTGGTAGTGGTATCATAGTACTCTGAGTAATCTGGGTACGTGATACCAAGCCCGACGCCGTCATCCTTGAAGTATGGAGTCATGTTTTCCATAGATTCGCGGGGGACTGGCTGTCCGACCTCTTGCCCAGTAGCATAGTATGGGCCATAGGACCAGTAAGAGGGAGCCGAGTCTTCGTAGGAGTTCGACGGGTAATCCTCCTGTCTAGAAGCATAATAATAGCTGTCGGGAAAGCGAGACATTTTGTAAAGATGAATGCCCACGAGGATAATTAGATGATAACCCTTGTTATTTAAAGGCTGAGTATTGTTAAGATACCTTATCAGTCACAAAGAAAACTACGTAAGTTTGTGGTTCGCTCTACCTTCGGACCGAGAATTCTCACCCAAGGATCATGAGAGTGGATGGAAACTTTGAGTTAACTCGATGAAGAGGACAAAAAGAGGGGAGAAATGATGATTTAGGTTCATCACCGATAAACAGATGAGTGGTTGATGCATGGCCTGGCTGGTTTGCTCTGTCCTGTTGGGCTTTTGATCGTCCAGATAGGTTTCTATTCTCCGTTTACACTTTGTTATCTTTCGTGCCAAAGTATATATGATACGTTTTTGTGATAATGAACAAGAGTTGACTGGCTAAAGGCGTGAAAAAAGTGAGATTAGAGTCATAAATCGGAACATGAGCGATCGCTGCTGTGTGAATGGTTGCCCAAATACGAGGGAGGTACATATAGTCTCAAGCATCTCGTTTCTTCAAATGATGAAGTGACTCAAGTTCAGTGGTCAATATTGAGGACTCGAGAACAGCTCATAAGTaacaaaaaaagattaaaattgaCTATTTGGAGCGGTATTAAACTCATGACCGATGCATCTTTCGACGACTGTATATGTATGTACGCTTTGCGCGACCTTTCCAGAATGTCCCAATGCGAAAAAACTCCATGTTGTATGACCCATCATCCATCCCAGA is part of the Fusarium poae strain DAOMC 252244 chromosome 4, whole genome shotgun sequence genome and encodes:
- a CDS encoding hypothetical protein (MEROPS:MER0114503~BUSCO:35090at5125), whose translation is MSYFPGQGYHGGGGNGYGYGPPSGPPPPQQQYGGYSGDNSGSRRYPPPNYPPPPHLDAYGFPLPQGLHHHAQHARSGPPPPAAPQQFGHGAPEGYTFQYSRCTGRRKALLIGINYFNQEGELRGCINDVHNVSAFLVERYGYKREDMIQLTDDQQDPVMIPTRENIIRAMGWLVQNAQPDDALFLHYSGHGGQVEDEDGDEDDGYDECIYPVDHTRAGPIIDDEIHFRVVKPLVQGVRLTAIFDSCHSATVMDLPYVYSTKGVLKEPNLAKEAASGLFDAFKSYSSGDIAGAASSVFGLAKSAFTGDEAYERTKDTRTSPADVIMWSGSKDDQTSADATINAQATGAMSWAFISAIKANPKQSYVELLNSVRDILETKYTQKPQLSSSHPIDTDLLFVM
- a CDS encoding hypothetical protein (TransMembrane:1 (i275-295o)), producing MSFFKKIAKEFENLGIGEKKEEQQQQPPQQPPQDANRAYGDNGYASPHPQQQYGGSPGYGAPPQQYGSPAPQGYGAPTPQQYGSPAPQGYGAPPPQPAYQPPSDRPPLPQGWTAQFDQNSQRWYYVEQATGRTQWEAPQAQHAPPPPPPDSRPPYESQPSDGSRGYGAPGGYGSPAPGGYGAPPGQYGAPGGYGSPAPGGYGSPAPGGYGAPSPYGAPPGQSPYAPPGQSPYGAPPGQSPYAPQGQYGQEGDRAYGDNSNNPYGQGEKKKSGSSGMLLGAAGGLALGAVGGALIANELNDSDSDEEKHAAAAAAAAPAAAPYEQQPQVINNYYGAPPPEDPYADPYAQDGPPGVLPATDADGNSVSSSDREDVQEAREEYEEALAAAQDSDASSSDQEALEEAREEYEEAYEEVYEDD
- a CDS encoding hypothetical protein (MEROPS:MER0003110); amino-acid sequence: MPPKIPPQPPPSFALSPSDILSQTTDLIASTKALEDSLVASLTPTTATFSSLLKPILNDDHGVSKKTLLIRLFSSVSEDKELRDASRTAEEMLLKANSAALMRKDVAALVKAAYEKSQQEETLDEEDAYMLFKTHRAYQNTGAGIGDEELREKYKAAVQERNEVLIAAKKTISESDDGIYFTRSQLNGVPSSILDAMKVNDKGELKATFKKGHLISIMKHTTSASTRKAYHIAKESRFPENVARLERAVELRNSTARMLGFKTHAELKMEDKMAKNVESVITMLNKLRVQLKPLADEEMKTLLEIKKAYIKENGTDEAKEDSDKLNAWDWAFYARILEKERYSVDSLLISEYFEINHSLEGMLRIFEEIFGIVFVPTDAPVWQKDVTVYEAWNSEDQCGGFLGYLYLDLYAREGKYAGAHSSLIQPGFITSDNKRHYPSSSLVTSLLHTPGRPTLLLHSELKTMFHELGHAIHKLVTHTKHQHGCSRDFVEIPSILLENWIWVPSVLRRLGKHYSYLNDEYLNFWKTQKGDAYERPEEELPEKLALDLAKTKHVNGAHAMLHQVFLALFDLTIHNADEAHPVDTTKLWNESKTEIMGLGRADSIGQASFAHPFRGYDAAYFTYALSKVYATDLWVSHFKIDPMNRNMGLRYRQHVLQPGGSQPELKSLGNFLGREPNDEAYYSEVTSTSGPENSAAL